One genomic window of Diospyros lotus cultivar Yz01 chromosome 8, ASM1463336v1, whole genome shotgun sequence includes the following:
- the LOC127807509 gene encoding uncharacterized protein LOC127807509 isoform X1, producing the protein MLMSRFTGRQVMTLYDRSFTLFKLMFTCVLSIDLVYVSVCLPDDGNPLYREASWTAYHRKSKQALSVHHLPFLPRWLKSDRKEQAILKDREKMPRDVYSSILFQNQMNKQQQEQGGRWLVASKQEPRMKMAQQVARQQV; encoded by the exons ATGCTGATGAGCAGGTTCACTGGCCGCCAAGTCATGACTCTCTATGATCGATCTTTTACGCTTTTTAAATTGATGTTTACATGCGTATTAAGTATAGATCTGGTATATGTATCCGTATGTTTGCCCGATGATGGAAATCCTTTGTATAGAGAGGCCTCATGGACAGCATATCACAGAAAATCCAAACAGGCTCTTAGTGTTCATCACTTGCCTTTCCTTCCACG ATGGCTGAAGAGTGACAGAAAAGAACAAGCAATACTGAAAGATAGGGAAAAGATGCCCAGGGATGTGTACTCatctattttatttcaaaatcag ATGAACAAGCAACAACAAGAGCAAGGAGGAAGATGGCTTGTTGCAAGCAAACAAGAACCAAGGATGAAGATGGCGCAGCAAGTAGCAAGGCAACAAGTCTAG
- the LOC127807509 gene encoding uncharacterized protein LOC127807509 isoform X5, which yields MLMSREASWTAYHRKSKQALSVHHLPFLPRWLKSDRKEQAILKDREKMPRDVYSSILFQNQMNKQQQEQGGRWLVASKQEPRMKMAQQVARQQV from the exons ATGCTGATGAGCAG AGAGGCCTCATGGACAGCATATCACAGAAAATCCAAACAGGCTCTTAGTGTTCATCACTTGCCTTTCCTTCCACG ATGGCTGAAGAGTGACAGAAAAGAACAAGCAATACTGAAAGATAGGGAAAAGATGCCCAGGGATGTGTACTCatctattttatttcaaaatcag ATGAACAAGCAACAACAAGAGCAAGGAGGAAGATGGCTTGTTGCAAGCAAACAAGAACCAAGGATGAAGATGGCGCAGCAAGTAGCAAGGCAACAAGTCTAG
- the LOC127807509 gene encoding uncharacterized protein LOC127807509 isoform X4, producing the protein MLMSRFTGRQVMTLYDRSFTLFKLMFTCVLSIDLVYVSVCLPDDGNPLYREASWTAYHRKSKQALSVHHLPFLPRWLKSDRKEQAILKDREKMPRDVYSSILFQNQLLRPLIQVH; encoded by the exons ATGCTGATGAGCAGGTTCACTGGCCGCCAAGTCATGACTCTCTATGATCGATCTTTTACGCTTTTTAAATTGATGTTTACATGCGTATTAAGTATAGATCTGGTATATGTATCCGTATGTTTGCCCGATGATGGAAATCCTTTGTATAGAGAGGCCTCATGGACAGCATATCACAGAAAATCCAAACAGGCTCTTAGTGTTCATCACTTGCCTTTCCTTCCACG ATGGCTGAAGAGTGACAGAAAAGAACAAGCAATACTGAAAGATAGGGAAAAGATGCCCAGGGATGTGTACTCatctattttatttcaaaatcag
- the LOC127807509 gene encoding uncharacterized protein LOC127807509 isoform X3, protein MLMSRFTGRQVMTLYDRSFTLFKLMFTCVLSIDLVYVSVCLPDDGNPLYREASWTAYHRKSKQALSVHHLPFLPRWLKSDRKEQAILKDREKMPRDVYSSILFQNQKSSNRRSWKG, encoded by the exons ATGCTGATGAGCAGGTTCACTGGCCGCCAAGTCATGACTCTCTATGATCGATCTTTTACGCTTTTTAAATTGATGTTTACATGCGTATTAAGTATAGATCTGGTATATGTATCCGTATGTTTGCCCGATGATGGAAATCCTTTGTATAGAGAGGCCTCATGGACAGCATATCACAGAAAATCCAAACAGGCTCTTAGTGTTCATCACTTGCCTTTCCTTCCACG ATGGCTGAAGAGTGACAGAAAAGAACAAGCAATACTGAAAGATAGGGAAAAGATGCCCAGGGATGTGTACTCatctattttatttcaaaatcag